The window CGAGGATACAATTAAGAATATCCTTGCAAACATCTCTGGCGTATTCTGTGATGGTGCAAAACCCTCATGCGCATCTAAAATTGCATCAAGTGTCGATGCCGCCTTCCAAGCATCAATGTTAGCGATGGACGGCTATTCAGTAGAACCAAACTCAGGAATTATTTGTGGTAATATTGAACAAACAATACGGAACATTGGTGAGATCGGAAAGCACGCTATGAATGAGACGGATCAAAAGATTATTGAAATTATGTCTAAAATAAGTGCTACATAATAAAATGAATCGTGATATGTTATGCTAGGAATGAAGAGCCTTTAAGGGATTCATTCCTTTTTCTATATCCATAAGTAATCTAGTGACTAAATTTGTTTGATTGTCTATATAACAAAATAAAAGCTTATCATCTAAATCCGTTGCGTTGCTTCTCAATGTTTCTATTATAAATTTTGTAACCTAACATATCCATTTATGTGGTGATCTCGTTTCCGTCTAAGTAGCTGGGCCCTATTGTCCTCATTCCCTTCTGCTGTAATCAAATAATCATCATCCACTTTAATTACCACTCCAATATGATCTAAGTCCCTCCCTGAAAATACATGGTTATACAGTACTAAATCACCTGCTTCCGGATGAAAGTGTTCATCTTTTGCGCTGTAAAAGAAGTTGCATTCTTCTGAATTGGCATAATGATACCAGATTGGAACTGATGCTAACGAACCCCCGATAGCAATTGGTTTTATGATAGGTAACTTGAAACCTGCCTCTCTAGCACACCAACAGACAAATGCACCACACCAATCAAACCCAATCTCAACATTATGCCAATCCTGTTCCTTATTCTCAAGTTCTATAAATGCTTTTCTGAAATCGGCTAAATACTTTTCAATCTGATTGCCTCCCTTAAACTCATTCCCTTCATATCCCTGTAAGGTCTCATAGTGTGCAATTTCTGCCATTCTCTGTCTCTTCATCTGATCAGTTTTCATTCTTCAATCCTCCAATTTGATTGTACACCTTTATCGGTATAACTTATTACCCAGGATATGTGCTTTACTTAGTTTTTCAATAAATTTCGTTTTCTAATAAGTTTTTGAAACTCCTGATCAAGCTCATGATACCTTACATCACTAGAGCTATAGTTACTTAGTTCACCTAGCAAATAGGAAATACGATTATTTATGACCATGAGTTCTGATTCACGCTCGTTCGATTCAGTTTTATTTTCTAATCGATCATTGTACTCCTTTAACCCCATTTCGATACGTTTAATCTTACCATCCTTGAATACTAATAGTTTATCTGTGATTTTTTCTAATAAATAACGATCATGAGATGCAATCAATAATGTTCCCTTATACTCTGATAATGTATGCTCTAATTGCTCTCTACTATGTAAATCCAAATGATTAGTTGGCTCATCTAGTATGAGGACATCATAATTTTGACTAATGATGAATGCTAACTTTACTCGTGTACGTTCGCCTAAACTAAACGTACAGAGTGGTTTATTCACCATCGTCCTTGTTATACCAATATTTGATAATAAGGTTCTTATGCGTGTTTGTTCTTCTTTACTATAATCTATAATGAAATCACTCACTGATTTTTTAGCATCTAGATCTAAGACATCTTGACTAAGATAAGCAATTTTACAAGAAGATGATACTTCGAGCTTTCCGCTTGTTTGCTTTTCATTTCCTAGAATCATGTTTATTAGCGTAGACTTACCACACCCATTGATACCAATAATCCCCATTTTTTCACTACGGGACACAGAAAAATCACTTGATTCGAATAATGAAACTTCATCAAACTGCTTGCATAAATTTGAAGCTAATAGGACACGTCTGCCTTGTTTAGAGTCTGCTTCAAAATCAAACTCAACATCCATTTCCTCTTTGGGTTTATGAACGCCCTCTTCCCTCATTTTTTCTAAACGCTTAATTGAAGATTTAATCTGTACATCCTTCTTCTTCGCTTTTTTACGCCAGTATTCTTTCATTCCTTCTTTTTTAGTCGAATCTCGATGTGCTACATGTGACCAACGTTTTAATCGGTTTATTTCATGTTCAATATGACGCTCTTTCTTTTTTTGTTCTTCGTATTTATGTAGTGCTTCCTCATATTCTTTTTGCTTTTGTATTCTATAATAAGAATAGTTACCATTGTACAGTGATAACTCTCCTTCTTCTAATTCAGCAATTTCATCTGCTACTTGGTCTAGAAAATATCGATCATGAGAAATAATTAGACATGTTCCTTGATACTGATTCAGTGAATCAATTAACCAATCAATGCCTACATAATCTAAGTGATTAGTAGGCTCATCTAGGATTAGCAAATCGGGATTCTCACTCCAGATTTTGGTCAGTAAAAGTTTTGTCTTTTCACCACCACTCAAATAATTGAATCTGTCTTGTGACCACCTCTTTACATCTTTTAGCCCTAACATACTACTCATTTCAAAAAAATCACCATAATCCACTTCTGCAGTTGCATTTGTAAAGTACTCATAGTTATAATATACGGATTGCCTCAGATACCCAATTTGAATATCCTGATTATACCGTTTAATATGTCCTGAGTCATAGGTCTCGTTTCCTGTTAATATATTTGCTAAGGTAGTCTTTCCTGAGCCATTCATTCCAACAAGACCGATTGTTTTACCTTTCCTTAAATCCATATTTACATTTTTTAAAACCTCTTTTACTCCATAACTCTTTTTAATCTTTTTTATACTTATTAATAGCATATAATTCCTCCTTTATATCGGTCAACTGGGTATTCCATCTAAATAAATCATGTGATCACCTCTTTTTTTACAATAAAAAAACTCCTCACAATGTGAGAAGTTTAATTTAACTAATAATATTTAAATAAAAGTAAATTCAATAGTTTGACGTTCTATAAATATCAAAATACGCACTTATAGATCATAAACTACATAAAACTACTTAATTCAATTGTTTAAAAATACACTTCTAGACCCATGTGAAAATGATGGTATTATTAAATTCGTGTTGGTTTCGCTTTACTAATATAATCATGTTCACACTTCCTTTCTAAAAGTTCAATTCTATTATAGTACTTAATACCAATACTGTCAACATTTTCCTGTATATATATTTTGGTATAAGTAAATACTTCTCTTCATCAACTACTAAATAAAACTTTTCATACCTATTAAAATTAATATAAGAGCAGTAAATAAATAACTTTTCTCTTTTAGAGATGATGATATATAGTTTTTACCTATATATAATCCAAGCAATAGTGATACAAATAAAAACAGTGCTGAAATAGGTGCTAAAATCATAGAAAAACCGGCTACACCTGCTCCTATACCTGCCCCTAATGCATCTATATTTAGAGCGATTCCAAGTAATATTGCCTCTTTAAAATCAATATCACCAGAATGATCTAGGTCAGCTTCCCTTGGATCACAAACGACTTGAAGGATAATACCTAATAATTTTATTTTTATTTTAACCAGTACTACTGATTGACATCCACTCTCCTTAAGATTTTTTAATTTAGTTCTTTTCCATCCCTCTATTAATTGCCATAAACCAATAAGTAATAAAATTGTTCCACCTATTAACCGATCAAAATCATCAGGAATAATAGTTTTTATTACTTGTCCTAATAAAATCGAAATCCCCATCACAAATGCTGCAGAGCAGGATATTAGAACAATATGAAATAATTTTATTTTAATACCTCTCACTCCATATGCAAGTCCGACTCCTAATCCATCTATACTTAAAGCTACAGACATTAGTATCATTGATAAAAATCCCATCTTATCCCTCCTTTGCAAAACAAATCGATTTTGCACCTATTTTAGTTTATGCACACTAAAATTTACTGTGTAATCTTAGTCAATTGAATACACAATATGTGCACTTATACTAGGTTATTAGACTATAAGAGCTGTTTTCACTTATTAAATTATGGTAAAATTATACAGAGTTATAATGAAAAAAAATAAAGGGTGAATAACAATGATTAACTATGTAACGAATCTGAATGAAATAAACAGTGAACAGCTAAATGGATTTTTTGTTGGTTGGATGAAGCCTATAAGTAAAGATCGACATTACAGGATTTTAGAAAACAGTTCTTACTTTGTCTTAGCAATTGACTCTACTACGAAACTTGTTGTCGGTTTTATCAATGCACTAAGTGATGGACTCAATTTTGCTTTTATTCCAATGCTTGAAGTATTACCTGAATATCAGAAGCAAGGAATCGGCTCAACACTTATGAATAAAATGTTAGACCTATTAGACCCTATTTCTTGCATTGACTTATCATGTGATGAGAACATGCAGTCATTCTATGAACAATTCAATATGATTAAATCACATGGAATGGTCATTCGAAAGCATTAAACTGTTAGCGTACTGTAGATTTTAATCATACAAATTTTAAAAATAAAAGCTTCTCTTAGAACTTAGGAATCTACAGTTATACAAAAATAGAAGGCACTGACAAACTTTTAAATAACTAGTTTTTAAAATTACTTGATTAATTCAAACCTTTAATTAACACTTAATTACCTTCGTATGTATTATACAAGGTTACTACTTATGAAAGATGGAGACGATTTTATGATTGAATATGGTAGAAGTATAAGATGGTTTAATGATTACACTGCTGAAGTAGAATTTTCTAAATCAACTAACTTTGATTTTATGCAAATCTGGTATGTGAAGGGTGAAATCTTACTAGACAAGGTTTTGTCACCTAAAGAATTACATATATTGAAATCAAATTTTCCTGTCATGATCCATGCGGTTTATGATATCGACGATTATGACACATATACAGATAAGTTAATTCGGATATTGAATTTCTTAGGTCATAACGAGGTTATTATTCATCCAGTATGTGAGTCTCAGAACGTTAATAAAGATACAATATATACGATTGCTGATAAAATCCACAAGACAAATCTATTACTTAATCAAAATAATATTAAATTATACATTGAAAATAATAGTGTTATAGATAAAATTAATTATAAGCCAGAAGATTTAAAGATTGTTTTTGATAAAAATCCTGATGTTGAATTACTTCTTGATGTTGCACATATAGATGACTACGTTCATTTAGAGAAAATAATTGATGTTAAATACCCTACCTGCTTACATATCGCAGATAAAAGATTCAATGTTCTTCATGAACACCTTCCACTTGGAAAAGGTGAACTAGATTTTAATTTAATATTTAAAAAATATTTACATGAATTTGATGGAAAAATAATATTTGAAGTAGTTGATACTGATGAATTAATATTAAATTCAAAACGAACAATAGAATTGATATTAAACAATAATAATCAAAACCACCTCAGGTAATTTTTGCTTAGAAATATATTAGGAGGCGATGCACACTCCAAATTTTAAATAAGAAGTGGAAATAAGAACATGTTTTTTTAATTAGGTCAATTGACTGATGTTTCAAATAAATATTAAGGGAATAGAACCGATCGCAAACTCCCTCATAGACTATAATGTAAGTAAAGAAGGAGGGATATTATGTATCAGTTTGGTGGGCAGCAACCTATGGGGATGATGCCTAATATACAGACAGTTTCTGTTGTTGAACCCTATGTGTATCAAGCATTACAATCGTTAATGCGACAACGTCTTATTGTTGATACAGTCCGTGGTTCAATTGAGGGATTTTTAGTCGATGTTAAGCCAGATCATATTGTGGTTCAAGATCGGAAAAACGACCAACCACAATTTATACGAACAGCTCAAATAGTCTTTATTATGCCAATTAACAACGGATAATTTTAAAAAAAGACAGTTACAAACAAAAGAGTAACCCAGAACATTTAAGGGTTACTCTTTTATATTGTTTATTAATTTATTTATTATTTAACTTACTAGCACTTCTTGTTGTTCCACATTTAAAACATTTAAATCTTTATTCTTTAAGCGACGATCCCTGATAAAATATGGAAGGTATGCAGTAAAGTAAAGCAATAACATTAACACTCCCATAACCAAAGCACGCTGTACGATGTTCGAAGGTAAGAAGTTAAGTGCTGAACCGCCTGCCTCCGTTGATGCTAAGAATAAGTAATTGGCTCCAGGTATCAATCTATTAACATAGATACAGAACACGCCGAAAATAGCTAATAACACATATGATTTAACAAATGAAACAAAAGTCGGTCGCATCTTATAAACAAAGATCATATAAAACAATCCGATAAATATGCCAAGATGCATAACCCAGAACTGATAGTAACGAAAATGCATTGGCCCACTATCTACAATCACAGCCGGAGTGATCAGTGCATTTAATGACCCTGCTAAAGCCCAGAAATAAACGACATCAAATAAGAATTTATTATGACTTAATAAAAGTAAGGCTGTAAAGATGGCCGTCCAACCACAGATTGTGAGTGGTAAATGATCTTTAATATCTGAACCAATATACATCTTTTGCCAGAAATATGACATTTCCGCTACAATGAGCGTAAATGCTAAAATTAAGCGTAAATTCGGTTCAAATTTAAAACTTCTTAGAAAATCCTGTTTCTTATAAACGATTACAATTATACTTATTGCAATTAAAATCGGTAAAAAATGTGCCAATGTGAAATATGCAAATTCACCTTCTACACCTACATTAAAAAACTCCCCAAAACTCATTTAGTGTACCTCCATTAATATTCTTCTATAAATTGACAATTCTTATATTTATAGTTTATCATACCCTAGGTATTTTGGGCATAAAAACAGAACTATTTTTTTACAATAGTCCTTCATAATGTTATGGTAATGGAGTGTGACGAGCAAGGATCCATAAATCATACCATTCTTCTCTAGTTAACTCTATTTGGAGCGCATCCTTACATGATTTAATGCGATTTGCATTTGTCGTTCCTATGACTGGGTGCACGGTTGTAGGAATTCTAAATAACCACGCGAGTAATATAGCTGATTCGCTAACTTCATATTTACGAGCTAACTCTATTATCTGCTGAGCTACCTGACGATCGGATTCCGAAACTTGGTCTAAAGGTTTTGTGAAACGACCACGATCAAGTGAGCCCCATGTTTGTATCGCTAAATTGTTCATTTGGCTATACTCTAGCATACCGAGCAGACCACTTTCATGCTTTAGGTTTGTTGTATTGATATTAACCCCTAGGTCAAGTAACATCGTATGACCTAAACTTAATTGTAATTGATTTGCGAGTAATGGTTCATCTAAATAATGTTGAATCAACTGAATTTGACTAGTTGACATATTACTAACACCAAATGAATTGACTAAACCTTCTTTTTTTAAGGTTTTTAATGCATCTGCAACCTCTTTTCCATCCATTAGTGGGTCTGGTCTATGGATAAGTAATGTGTCTAGATATTCAGTGTTAAGACGTTTCAAGATATGACGGACTTGGTTTATTAGATAATCCTTTGAATTATCATAGTGACTTGAACCATGTGGTCCTTTTCCTAATTGAATACCGGCCTTTGATTGTATAGTCATCTGTTCTCTTAAAATTGGATTGTCTTTTAATACGTTCCCAAAGACTTGTTCCGCCTTACCAAATGTATAGATATCCGCATGATCAAATGTATTAATACCTGATTCAAGAGCTGCTTCTATAACTTGATGCGCTTTCTTTTCATCCTCTTTTGATACAGGTTGGTCATTCCAATCTCCACCAAGACCCATGCAACCCATAATGATTTTTTTCTCTTGTCTAGTACTCATAGTATAAAAAACTCCTTTCGCCTCTATATCAGTAATTCTCATTAATAGAATAACACAATCCTAACAAACACAAAATAGTAATCTTTATAATAATAAAAATACTTAAAAAACTCACTAACATGTATGGAGATTTTTACTTACTGACTGTGTCAGCATCTTCAACTGTAATTGTTCGAGTTGATTGACTTGTATGACCCTCACTATCCGTCACTTCATACAGAATAATATAAGTACCTACTTTATCTTTATTAAATCCGTCATCATCTTTAACAATTGCCTTTAAATACGTATCATAGTCATCCTCTACTGTTACTCCTGTTAAAAGATCAAAGTCACTTCCTAAAAAAAGGGTTACTTTAGGTTCTTCAACACTAATAATCGGCGACTGAGACTCAACTATAACGGTACGTGATTCCGTTACTAATTTGTCGTTTGTTCCCATTACTTGATAAGTCAATACATAAGTGCCTGGTACTTCAGTGTTGACTTCACCTTGTACACCTAGTTCATCGGTTAAATTTCTTGTATCATCTTTAGCAGTCACACCTTCTAATGGGTTAAATTCATCCCCTAAACTTATAGTTATATTGTTTGCTCCTAGTATTTCTGCATCCTGCTCCTGAACAGTTTCT of the Haloplasma contractile SSD-17B genome contains:
- a CDS encoding immunoglobulin-like domain-containing protein, with amino-acid sequence MREILVIILVFMLTLLVGCQVEDEQSQNKETVQEQDAEILGANNITISLGDEFNPLEGVTAKDDTRNLTDELGVQGEVNTEVPGTYVLTYQVMGTNDKLVTESRTVIVESQSPIISVEEPKVTLFLGSDFDLLTGVTVEDDYDTYLKAIVKDDDGFNKDKVGTYIILYEVTDSEGHTSQSTRTITVEDADTVSK
- the abc-f gene encoding ribosomal protection-like ABC-F family protein, yielding MLLISIKKIKKSYGVKEVLKNVNMDLRKGKTIGLVGMNGSGKTTLANILTGNETYDSGHIKRYNQDIQIGYLRQSVYYNYEYFTNATAEVDYGDFFEMSSMLGLKDVKRWSQDRFNYLSGGEKTKLLLTKIWSENPDLLILDEPTNHLDYVGIDWLIDSLNQYQGTCLIISHDRYFLDQVADEIAELEEGELSLYNGNYSYYRIQKQKEYEEALHKYEEQKKKERHIEHEINRLKRWSHVAHRDSTKKEGMKEYWRKKAKKKDVQIKSSIKRLEKMREEGVHKPKEEMDVEFDFEADSKQGRRVLLASNLCKQFDEVSLFESSDFSVSRSEKMGIIGINGCGKSTLINMILGNEKQTSGKLEVSSSCKIAYLSQDVLDLDAKKSVSDFIIDYSKEEQTRIRTLLSNIGITRTMVNKPLCTFSLGERTRVKLAFIISQNYDVLILDEPTNHLDLHSREQLEHTLSEYKGTLLIASHDRYLLEKITDKLLVFKDGKIKRIEMGLKEYNDRLENKTESNERESELMVINNRISYLLGELSNYSSSDVRYHELDQEFQKLIRKRNLLKN
- a CDS encoding GNAT family N-acetyltransferase, producing the protein MINYVTNLNEINSEQLNGFFVGWMKPISKDRHYRILENSSYFVLAIDSTTKLVVGFINALSDGLNFAFIPMLEVLPEYQKQGIGSTLMNKMLDLLDPISCIDLSCDENMQSFYEQFNMIKSHGMVIRKH
- the ytaF gene encoding sporulation membrane protein YtaF gives rise to the protein MGFLSMILMSVALSIDGLGVGLAYGVRGIKIKLFHIVLISCSAAFVMGISILLGQVIKTIIPDDFDRLIGGTILLLIGLWQLIEGWKRTKLKNLKESGCQSVVLVKIKIKLLGIILQVVCDPREADLDHSGDIDFKEAILLGIALNIDALGAGIGAGVAGFSMILAPISALFLFVSLLLGLYIGKNYISSSLKEKSYLFTALILILIGMKSFI
- a CDS encoding DUF2642 domain-containing protein, with translation MYQFGGQQPMGMMPNIQTVSVVEPYVYQALQSLMRQRLIVDTVRGSIEGFLVDVKPDHIVVQDRKNDQPQFIRTAQIVFIMPINNG
- a CDS encoding aldo/keto reductase, with product MSTRQEKKIIMGCMGLGGDWNDQPVSKEDEKKAHQVIEAALESGINTFDHADIYTFGKAEQVFGNVLKDNPILREQMTIQSKAGIQLGKGPHGSSHYDNSKDYLINQVRHILKRLNTEYLDTLLIHRPDPLMDGKEVADALKTLKKEGLVNSFGVSNMSTSQIQLIQHYLDEPLLANQLQLSLGHTMLLDLGVNINTTNLKHESGLLGMLEYSQMNNLAIQTWGSLDRGRFTKPLDQVSESDRQVAQQIIELARKYEVSESAILLAWLFRIPTTVHPVIGTTNANRIKSCKDALQIELTREEWYDLWILARHTPLP
- a CDS encoding TIM barrel protein; this translates as MIEYGRSIRWFNDYTAEVEFSKSTNFDFMQIWYVKGEILLDKVLSPKELHILKSNFPVMIHAVYDIDDYDTYTDKLIRILNFLGHNEVIIHPVCESQNVNKDTIYTIADKIHKTNLLLNQNNIKLYIENNSVIDKINYKPEDLKIVFDKNPDVELLLDVAHIDDYVHLEKIIDVKYPTCLHIADKRFNVLHEHLPLGKGELDFNLIFKKYLHEFDGKIIFEVVDTDELILNSKRTIELILNNNNQNHLR
- a CDS encoding YwaF family protein, with amino-acid sequence MSFGEFFNVGVEGEFAYFTLAHFLPILIAISIIVIVYKKQDFLRSFKFEPNLRLILAFTLIVAEMSYFWQKMYIGSDIKDHLPLTICGWTAIFTALLLLSHNKFLFDVVYFWALAGSLNALITPAVIVDSGPMHFRYYQFWVMHLGIFIGLFYMIFVYKMRPTFVSFVKSYVLLAIFGVFCIYVNRLIPGANYLFLASTEAGGSALNFLPSNIVQRALVMGVLMLLLYFTAYLPYFIRDRRLKNKDLNVLNVEQQEVLVS
- a CDS encoding CHAP domain-containing protein, with protein sequence MKTDQMKRQRMAEIAHYETLQGYEGNEFKGGNQIEKYLADFRKAFIELENKEQDWHNVEIGFDWCGAFVCWCAREAGFKLPIIKPIAIGGSLASVPIWYHYANSEECNFFYSAKDEHFHPEAGDLVLYNHVFSGRDLDHIGVVIKVDDDYLITAEGNEDNRAQLLRRKRDHHINGYVRLQNL